The Filimonas lacunae genomic sequence CATCCGGGTGCAATGTTAAGAGAAATGTATTTAGAGCCACTGGGGTTAAGTGTTACCGAGCTGGCCGGCAATATCGGGGTTGCCCGTAGAACGGTTTCTTTGCTTATTAACGAGCATTCGGGTGTAAGCGCAGAAATGGCGTTGCGTTTGGCAAAGGCTTTTGGAACTACCCCCGAATTGTGGTTGAATATGCAGCAGGGGTTTGATCTGTGGCATGCAGGGAAGAAGGTGGTGTTGAAGGATATTCATCATTATTCCGGAGCAAAGGCGCAAACGGCAGCTTTGGAAGCACGTGTGATGGCGAGGGTTTAGGTTTTAGGAGAAGTTGTAAGTTGTGGGAAGAGGTGATGGTGAAAAGGAGCGGGGGAGGAGATCAGGTGGTGTGTGATCAGGCTGAAATAAGACAAACAGGACTAAAAAGCTTTGCTTTTATTGGATGAGGTAAAGAGTGATTTAATAGAAAAAGGGTGGCTCAATATTATTTGAGTCACCCTTTTTTATTATGGTAGTGTATAGTTACTTAGTGGTGGTAACAGTGGCAGATGCGCCTTTAATGCCTGCTGCTTTTACTTCCATGGTAAGGTTGCCGGCTTCTTCGGTAGATTGGGCAATTACGGTTAACATGCCTTTGAAAACATGCATTTGAGGAAGGTGGAACAGTTCGGTGTTAGCGGCGTCGCCGTTGGCTACTGCGCGGTAGGTGCCAGCGCCTTTTACGGTGAACTGTAACAGGTTATCAGCATCAGGGCAAAGATTGCCTTTGGCATCTACTACTTTAGCAGTGAAGAAGGCCAGTTCTTTGCCATCTGCTTTGATTGTTTTTTTCTCAGGTACCAGTTCTACGTGGTGTGGTTTGCCTGCGGTGGTAACAGTTTCTTCTGCTATTGCTTTGCCATTAGCGTCGTAAGCTACCACGCGTAAGGAACCGGGTTGATATACCACATCGTTCCACATTAAGCGGTAACGGCTTTGGTTGGTGGTAGTGTCTTTGGTGCGTTTGCCGGCGCTTTTGCCGTTTACAAATAACTCGGCAGAAGGATAGTTGGTGTAAACGAACACAGGGGTTATCTGTCCTTCACGACCAGGCCATGTCCAGTGTGGCAGGATGTGTAAAGTTTGTTGTGTTGGGTTCCATCTGCTGCGGTAGAGGTAGAACCTGTCTTTAGGAATACCGGCCAGATCTACAATGCCGAAGTAAGAACTGTGAGAAGGCCATTTTTCGTCGTAAGGGGTAGGTTCGCCTAAGTAGTCGAAGCCTGTCCATACAAACTCACCTATTACATATTGTAAATCGTCCTGTTTTACAAATTCATCATCCGGAACCTGGCTCCAGTAACAATAGTTTAAATCGTAAGAAGAGCATTGGTTATCGGCATCGGCAGTCACCTGCTTCTTTTCTACCGGGAATTTATATACCCCTCTTGAGCTGATGGTTGAAGCGGTTTCGGTGCCCATGATAAAACCTTGTGGTAATTTGCTGTTGGCTTCGGCGTAGCGGTGTGGCTTGTAGTTGAAGCCTGCAATGTCTAATACGGCAGCGAAGTTTTTAGTGATGGCGTCGTCAATACGGTCCATACCTACTGTTACGGGGCGGGTAGGGTCTTCACGGTGGCAGATGTCCTGCAGCCATTTAGCCAGTTTGTTGCCGCCGGGTGCGCCCTGGTCGGGAACTTCGTTGCCGATGCTCCACATGATTACGCTGGGGTGGTTGCGGTTGGAATGTACCAGGTTTACAATATCTTTTTCGGCCCACTCGGAGAAGTATTGGCTGTAGCCGTGTTTTACTTTAGGGGTTTTCCATTCGTCGAATGATTCTGCCATTACCATAAAGCCTAATTCATCACACAGTTGCATCAGTTCCGGTGCGGGCATGTTGTGCGAGGTACGTATGGCATCGCAACCCATATCTTTTAATATTTCCAGCTGGCGGCGCAGGGCACTCACGTTGATAGCTGCACCCAGTGGGCCCAGATCGTGGTGGTTACAAACGCCTTTGAACTTGCGTACCTGTCCGTTTAGGGAGAAGCCTTTTACCGCTTCATATTTGATAGTGCGGATACCGAAAGTGGTAGTGTATTCGTCTTTCAGCTCCTGGCCATCGTACAGTTTGGAAACTGCTGTGTACAGGGTAGGAGTTTCGGGCGACCATAATTCGGGTTTATCAACGCCGAAGTCCTGGCTGAACTGGAATTGGTCTAAAGTGGTGAGGTTGTTGCTGGCTTTAGATACTACCTGGCCTTTGTTGTCCCTGATTTCGGTAACCAGTACTAATGGTTTAAAAGTGTTGCCGGGGATTTCTACCTGTGTTTTCAGGTTTACTTTGGCAAAACCGTTTTCTATTACAGGCGTGGTAACGTAAGTGCCCCATACCGGGATATGAATATCGTCTGTTACAACTACGTGTACATTTCTGTATAAACCTGCGCCGGGATACCAGCGGGAAGATTCTGACTGGTTTTCCAAACGTACTGCCAGGGTATTCTCTTTACCGGGAAGAAGGAGTTTGGTTACATCCAGGTGGAAAGAGTTGTAGCCGTAAGCCCAGTTACCGGCTTTCTGGCCATTTACATATACTACGGCATTGCTCATAGCGCCGTCGAAAATGATACTTACTTTTTTACCGGCACCGAACTGCGGAACAGTAAAGTGAGTGCGGTACCAGCCGGTGCCAATGAAAGGCAGGCCTCCGGTACGGCCGGATTTTACACTCGCTGCTTTTTCTCCGTTTTGGGTAATGGCTACGTTTTGTTTGTCGTTGTCCTGTCCAAACGGACCGTAAATGGCCCAGTCGTGGGGAACGGTAACGGTTTGCCACGCTGCATCGTTGAACTGTTGCTCTGCTGCATTACTTACATCGCCTTTGGTAAATTTCCAGTTCTTTTCCAGTAACATTTCGTAGCGTACCTGTGCAAATGAGGTGTGCATGGCACAGCAACATAGCGCAAGTCCTAATAAGCGTCCTTTTTGCATCATAGTAAATTGTACGTTAGATGTCAAAATAAAAGCATCTTTCCGAATAGGAAGATGCTTTTATTAGGGGGATGTAGAAATATTTTAACCTTTATGCGCCGGTTTTGCCGGTTAATTTGTCTATGGCTTCGCGGTAAACGGCTCCTACGGGAATTTCCATTTCGTTGATAAACACGCTGTTTTTACGAATGGAGGTAATGCTGTCAATAGAAACAATGAATGATTTATGCACCCGCAGGAAGTTGCTGGCAGGCAGTTCCTGTTCAATAGCACGGATGCCGGAGCGTACAATCAGTGGCTTGGCGGTGCTTTTGAGATGAATTTTAACATAGTCGCGCAGGCCTTCTATCCAGGTGATATCGTTAAACTGCACTTTTACCAGGCTGTAATCGGCGTTTACGAAAAAGTAGGTAGGGGCTGGTTGGGCGCTGCTGGCTGTGGCGGCGGCAGGCTTGGAAGCATGCTTTAGCTGGTACAGTTCGTTGGCTTTGTTACATGCTTTTACAAAGCGGTCCATTTCTACCGGCTTTAGCAGGTAGTCTACCACATCCAGGCTATAGCCATCCAGTGCAAACTTTTCGTAAGCGGTGATGAATATGACCATGGGTTTGGTAGGCAGGCTTTGTATAAACTGAATACCGGTAAGGCCGGGCATTTGTATGTCGGCAAAAATGAGATCTATTTCATGCTCCTGCATTACTTTGGTGGCTTCAAAGGCATCGGAGCATTTGGCTACCAGGTGTAAATAGGGCACTTTGCTAATGTAATCTTCTAACAGGGCAAGTGCCAGTGGCTCATCGTCAATTGCTATACATTGTAACATCGTGCAATTTTAATTGTAGTGAAACAGAAAACCAACCATCTTTTTCCAGTATGTGCAGCTCGTGGTCTGCACCGTATAAAAGTTTTAACCGCCGTTGTACATTGGTAAGGCCTATGCCTGATGTATCGTCTTTGGTTTCGTCTTTATTACTGCTGAATTTGTTGCTGACCATAAAATACAGCATCCTGTTCTTTACCAGCATTTCTATTTCAATTTGCGGGCTGGTGATATAGGTGGTGCCATGTTTGAATGCGTTTTCTACAAATGGGATCAGAAGCATGGGCTCTATCTCCAATTGTCCATCGGGTACATTGATGGCAACGTTTACACCTACTTTATCGCCATAGCGCAGTTGCTGCAGGTCGATATAGCTTTGAAGGTATTCAATTTCCTTTTTCAGCGGCACTTTTTTTTCGTCTGACTGGTACAGCATATACCGCATTAAGGAAGAGAGTTTAAATATAGTCGGTTCCAGTTTTTCTGACTTCAAACGTACCAGGGCAACAATGTTGTTGAGCACGTTAAACATGAAGTGTGGGCTGATTTGTGAGCGCAGGAAGGATAGCTCGGTTTTGAGATTCTCTTTCTGTTTTTCTTTTTCCAGGTCTTCAGCACGGAATTTATCGGCTATCATGCGGTAGGCTATGCTGGCTGCCACATCAAGGATAAACAATACAATATTGAAATCGATAAAGATGAGAATGTTGAACGGACGCTTTTCATGGTCTTTGAATTCAAAACAACAAGTGAACATGAAATAATGCAGTAGCAATATGGCAGCGAAAGCGACAAGCTGGGAAACAATAAATAAAGTTACTTTTCTTTTATTGGTAAGCAGGGGTACAAGCACTTCTGTGTTCAGGTAAAACAAGCCTATCCAGGTAAGGTCTATAAAGGCAGTGAATAAAGTAAAGGGAGGCGGCTGGTGGCCGTTGGGGCGCGCATTGTCGTAGGAATGCCTGAGCAGGTAAGGTAACGAAAATACCAAAATCCATGCGGCTACATGGACTGCTATTTTCAACCATTTATTTTCTAAAGACGGTTTCATGTAGTGTCTTTTTATAAGCACAGGATAAGCTATTGCTGTTTCTTATCCTGTGCTTTTTTTATTATTGCATACCCTGTGTTTGCATGCTCTCGCTATTCATGTTCTTGCGTTTGAATAACGAAACGTCCATTTTGCCAAAGCGATATGTAAAGTTCAATCTCACCAGCTGCGGGTTACGCAGGCGGCTATAGTATTGTGTAAAATAATCACTTTCTGAATACTGATCGGTACGACGTGATCTGAAAATATCACTGATGCTTAACGATACAGAAGCGGCGTTGTTTTTCAGGAATGTTTTCTTCACTGCTGCATCTATGCTATAGAATGATTTGATATAACCCTGTGAAGCGGTTTGTGCACCTTGTCCCGGAGGACCTCCCATGTTGTTTTTGTTGTCGTTGGTAGGCAGGTTGGTTTTAGACTGGTACATGCCTGTTAACTGGAAGGTGAAGTTGGCGGGTAGCTTGAAGTTATGGTTCATTTTACCAAACCAGCTCCACAAGGCGTCCTGAGCGGTAACGTTCGCTGCCGGGTTTATTTTAGAATTATAAATATTGATGTTAGTGCTTGCATCCCACCATTTGGTAAAGTTGTTGGTTAAGGTAAGCTCTGCACCAGCGGTATGGCTGGAGGTGGCATTGATGTAGGTATTAATTAAATCCTGGTTACCCGATACCGCGTTGATAGCTGTGTCTATATAACGGGTGATAAGGTTGGTGGTATGCTTGTAATAAGCCGACGCCAGGAAAGTAGTGGTACGGTTAAAGTTTTTGATATACGATAATTCAAAAGAGGTGGTGAACTCAGGCACCAGGTTGGGATTACCTCTTGTAATGTTTAAGCTATCGGAATAATCGGTAAACGGAATCAGCTGGAAGAAGTTAGGCCTGTTGATGCGGCGCGTAACACTTAACTGAATCTGCTGGTCGTTCTTTAACTTCTGGCTTAAGAAGATAGAAGGGAACAGGCTTACCGGGTATTTGTTAGAGAAATGTTCGCCGGTGGTAAGCAGGTCGCCATCGTAGTTAGAACGTTCTGCACGCAGGCCTACCTGGTAACCAAAGTTTTTGATGCTGCTTTTTACAGATACGTAAGCGGCATATACATTCTGGTTGTTTTTGTAGTTGGTGCTGGCATTGCTGATAACATTGTATTTGCCATCTGCATCGCTGTACCTGTAGTTATAGGTGGAGTTTTCGATGTGTTGCAATTGTGCACGTAAACCGGCTTCCAGTTTGGTGTTGCTGCTTAATGGTTTTACGTAATCGGTCTGGAAGGTATAAAACCTGTCTTTACCGGAGCCAATGGTTTGCTGGCGGGCGGTGTTCAGTATATCACTTCCCAGGCCTTTGCTGTAATAGTCTGTTACGTATAACGAGTTGTTGGTGTTTTTACCACCAAACAGGTTGGCATCGGCTGTCCATTCTTCCCCTTCTTTGCTAAACAGGTGCTTCATGCTCAGTTTTAACCCGCCACCATTGAATACACGGTTGGTGTTGGAGTTACGCTGGCTGAATGAGTTGGTGGTACCACCACTGTACAGGCTGTCGGTGCTGATGTCCAGCACGCCCTGTGGTTTAAACTCACCATGCACACGCACGCCTTCAAAAGAGAATGTGGTTTTGTTGTTCATGAAGTAATCCAGCCCTACTTTACCAAACATCATGGTACCGATGTTTTTGTCTACGTTAGACTGGTACACGGAAGTTTGTGGTGTGGTGCTGAGGTTTAAACGGTCGGTGGTACCGGTTGTACGGTCACGCATCCTGTTCATCATACCACTGGCATTGAAGTTAAACTTGCCTTGCCTTACGTTAAAGTCCAGGCCGGTGTTAGTTCCGCCACGGCTGTCCACGCCAGCGCGTACATTGCCATTATAGCCTACTTTACGGTCTTTTTTCAGCACGATGTTTAAAATACCTGCACCGCCGCCGCCTGCGTCATATTTGGCAGAAGGGTTGGTAATGACCTCCACACTTTCGATGGTGGCAGCTGGTATCTGATCCAGGGTAAGTGTGGTTGGTCTACCATCAATATACAATTGGGGGGAGCTATTGCGAAGGCTTACGTTACCATCGATATCCACGTTCACAGAAGGAACGTTTTTCATTACGTCTAAAGCGGTACCGCCGTTGCTGACGATGTTCTTTTCCACGTTGAATACTTTTTTATCGAGGTCTAATTGCATTAGTGGCTTGGCGGAGCTGGTCACTACCACACCTTCCAGCGTGTTGTTGCTGCTGATAAGGCTGATTTTACCCATATCTTTTTCGATAGTGGGCATTGACATGCCGGCCATGCCGCCGGGCATACCACCTGTGGGAGCACCCTGCATGCCAGCAGGAGGCGTGTTACCGCCCTGACCTCCGGGAAGGCCTGCCGGCATTAAGGCTACTCTTTCCTGCCATACTACAAAACCGGTAGCTTCTACTTTGAGGGTAAGTGGTCCTTTTACAGACAGGTCTTCAAAGTTGAATTCGCCGGAAGATTTGGTGATGGCGCCTTTCAGTAAAATATCTTTGTTTTTGCCTGTGGCAGAATCTTTTTGTTGTTGCAACAGCACTACAGAAGCGCCGTTTACCGCTTTGCCTAAGCTATCAGTAATTTTTCCGTAGAGGTGCACGGTCAAAGCAGGCATCTTGGGCATCTGGGCGGAAAGGGCGCCTGCTACTAAAAGAATGTGCAATAAGAGTATAAGTTTTTTCATAACAGCACAAAGCTACCTGTGCTGTTATGTTATGACGAAACACCTGCTGCGAACTGATAAAAGAATGCTGCGAAAGGATGAACGGTAGTATTTTACCTGATTAATACCGTTGTTCCCTTGCGCAGAATGGCTTTTCCGGTGTAATCAATTCCCTCAGTTACAAACACATAGGTGCCGGAAGGCTGCTGGTTGCCCGAAGCAGTGCCATCCCATCCACTGCCAATAGCGCTGGTTTGGTATAACAGCTGGCCCCAACGATTGTATACCCGGAAATAGCTGAAAGTTTTAATGCCCACCAGTATGGGTTTCAGTACATCGTTACGGCCATCCGCGTTAGGGGTAAAGCCGGTAGGTACAAAAATATCGGGCGGGGTGCGATAGATCTTCACTTTTACATAATCATCTGCATAACAGCCTTCTATGCTGGATACGCGAACGGTATAGGTGACCGAATCTTCGCTTCCGCTGAGTATGGCAATGGGGTTGGCGATGCTGGTACTGGATAAGCCGGTAGACGGCGACCATTGGTAGTAAACACCACCGGAAGCCAGTAATTGCAGTGGTTGGCCGGCTACTACACTGGTATCATTGCCTGCGTTAGCTGGTATTTTGGGTATAACGGTTACGATAGCGGTGTCGCGCGATGGTTTAGGGCAACCCAGTGTGTCGTAAGCGGTAAGGATATAGTAGGTAGTGGCGGACGGCCCTACGATAGGGTTTAACGTGGTCGGGTACAGCATGCTGTTGGTGGGCGACCAGCTGAATGAGGAAGCGGTGATGGTGCCGTGCAAAGTGGTGGTTTTGCCAAAACAGATAGTGGTATCGCCGGTAACGCTTACCTGTGGATAGGGTACCAGGTGAATGTTTATAGAGGTGGCATCCTGGCATTTGCCCAGGTTGGCGGTTACATGGTAAGTTATATCGCTGGCGGGGGATGCTACAGGATATTTTACGGTGCTGCTGCTGAGCCCGGTAGACGGCGACCACAGGTATTGCAGGGCATAGCTTACCGGGCTAAGGGTAAAGCTGTCTGTGGCGCAAACGGTGGTGTCGGATGGCAGTTTTACAGTAATAAAATCCAATACGTTCACGGTAATGGAATCGGCATTCACGCAGCCGTTCTGTGACAGGGTTACTACATACACGGCCGTGTCTTTTGGATATACCAGCGGATTGCTGGTGTTAGGATTGATGATGTTGTAATTGGGCGACCATGACCAGGTGCCGGTACCATATGCCAGCAAGGGAAGGGTGTCTATACTGCATATAAGTGTATCGTGGAAAGGAAGGGTTAATGTGGGCTTTTCATCTGCCACCACTGTTTTACTTGCCGTGCCACTACAGCCTTTGCTGGTGCCTACCAGCAGGGTAACGGTGCGTGTAGCTGCTGAGGAATACGTGTGTGATGGGTTTTGTGTGGTAGCTGAGTTGCCATCGCCAAACGACCATGACCAACTGTTTACGCTGCCGTATTTAGCATAGGTGGCGTCGGTAAACTGGAAGGGTAGCAAGTAACATCTGCCGGTATAGGTAAAGTCGGGTGTGAAGCCGGGGTATACTTTAATGGTAGAGGTGGTAGAGTCGGTACAGCCGCTGGAGGTGCTTACCCGCAGTTTGAGCGTATAGGTGCCGGTATCGGGATAAGTATAAGATGGTGTGGGTTGGCTGGATGTATCGGTGGTAATGGTGGTTACGCCAAAGTCCCAGGCATATTGATTGATGTTGGAAGCGGTGGATTGGTTTTGAAAAGTAAAATCAAAATTATCACAATTGATATAGGAAACGTCCAGTGTAGCAGCGGTTAGGCTACAGTTGGCTACGGTTACCAGTACTTCTTTTTTAGTGCTGTTGATGAGCACGCCGCTTCTGTATTCGTAAATACATACGGTTACGGCGTAATCGCCTGTGGTAGCGGGAGCTGTTCCGGAGATGATGCCGGTTTTGCTGTCGATGGTTACATTGCTGCCTAATGGGGCAGCGCCGGAATAGCCGGAGGTGTAAGTAATATCTGTATAGGGCGGATTGGCAGGAGGATTGGGTTGGCGGTCGCTGCCACTGGTGGCTTTGCCTGAGCAGAAGGCATACGACAGGGAATCGCCATCTACATCTGTAGCGCCAAAGTCGATGGTGAAATGAGAACTATAGCAGATAACGGCTGTGTCTTTAAACACCAGTGTGGGGCTGCTGTTCTGGCTATAGGAGATATTGTTGATTTTACCGGGGATAGTATTAAAATTGGTGAACCCTGTATTGGATGGGTTACTGATATTGAGCAAGCTGCTGGCGCGGCAGCATTCCTGCTCTGCCAGGATGTATCCGCCATCATTATCAGTGAGTTCAACGGTGGTTACATAGGTAACCAGGTAAAAACACACGGTAGGAACGGGATTGATGCAGGAGTTAAAGCTGGTTTTGGTAATGTTGGTAGCGCTGGTGCGGCTGATGGTTACTGTTTTTACATAAGCATTGGTGCTTGCTATAAAAAAGCCCAGGTACACACTGCTGGGCTCGTCTGATATGCGATCGCAGTTTACATAGTGTTGTACGGTGATCTTGTATTTGGACGTGCCGGTTGATGAGCCAACACCGAGGTATTCATACAATAAAGCCCCGCCTTTTCCGTGTCGCGCCAGCAGCAGGCCGCCGGGCATACAAAGGAGAAACAATACAAGAATGGTCAATTTGCAGTTGCAGGATTTTCTTACAGTATTCACTATATATAATTATATATGTGTACTAAAAGTAGGGTTACTTTAAGGATTAGAAAGTGAAAGCAATTAACTGTATCTAATATACCGATAAAATAGGGTATTGTAACGATTATCTTGTGCTGCTGTGGGGAAGGGTGTTTACGGAATAGCCCGGAGTGAATACCCCGGGCTGTACCAAAACTAACTGCTTATATGAGAAAACTAACGATGTGTTGCGAGGTAAAGGTGGTTGGTTTCCGACTTTTTACTTTACCAATATTGGAAATGCGTTTACGCAATACGAAAAGTAAAGATTACTGAAAAGTATAACGTATGCCTGCAAATGCTTTCATGCCCTGCATGGGCGCATAGTTATAGCTGGTTTCAAAGGTGTAGCCGTATGGGTTGTTAACGGGGTCGTT encodes the following:
- a CDS encoding HigA family addiction module antitoxin: MLKRGMAPVHPGAMLREMYLEPLGLSVTELAGNIGVARRTVSLLINEHSGVSAEMALRLAKAFGTTPELWLNMQQGFDLWHAGKKVVLKDIHHYSGAKAQTAALEARVMARV
- the galB gene encoding beta-galactosidase GalB, producing the protein MMQKGRLLGLALCCCAMHTSFAQVRYEMLLEKNWKFTKGDVSNAAEQQFNDAAWQTVTVPHDWAIYGPFGQDNDKQNVAITQNGEKAASVKSGRTGGLPFIGTGWYRTHFTVPQFGAGKKVSIIFDGAMSNAVVYVNGQKAGNWAYGYNSFHLDVTKLLLPGKENTLAVRLENQSESSRWYPGAGLYRNVHVVVTDDIHIPVWGTYVTTPVIENGFAKVNLKTQVEIPGNTFKPLVLVTEIRDNKGQVVSKASNNLTTLDQFQFSQDFGVDKPELWSPETPTLYTAVSKLYDGQELKDEYTTTFGIRTIKYEAVKGFSLNGQVRKFKGVCNHHDLGPLGAAINVSALRRQLEILKDMGCDAIRTSHNMPAPELMQLCDELGFMVMAESFDEWKTPKVKHGYSQYFSEWAEKDIVNLVHSNRNHPSVIMWSIGNEVPDQGAPGGNKLAKWLQDICHREDPTRPVTVGMDRIDDAITKNFAAVLDIAGFNYKPHRYAEANSKLPQGFIMGTETASTISSRGVYKFPVEKKQVTADADNQCSSYDLNYCYWSQVPDDEFVKQDDLQYVIGEFVWTGFDYLGEPTPYDEKWPSHSSYFGIVDLAGIPKDRFYLYRSRWNPTQQTLHILPHWTWPGREGQITPVFVYTNYPSAELFVNGKSAGKRTKDTTTNQSRYRLMWNDVVYQPGSLRVVAYDANGKAIAEETVTTAGKPHHVELVPEKKTIKADGKELAFFTAKVVDAKGNLCPDADNLLQFTVKGAGTYRAVANGDAANTELFHLPQMHVFKGMLTVIAQSTEEAGNLTMEVKAAGIKGASATVTTTK
- a CDS encoding LytR/AlgR family response regulator transcription factor translates to MLQCIAIDDEPLALALLEDYISKVPYLHLVAKCSDAFEATKVMQEHEIDLIFADIQMPGLTGIQFIQSLPTKPMVIFITAYEKFALDGYSLDVVDYLLKPVEMDRFVKACNKANELYQLKHASKPAAATASSAQPAPTYFFVNADYSLVKVQFNDITWIEGLRDYVKIHLKSTAKPLIVRSGIRAIEQELPASNFLRVHKSFIVSIDSITSIRKNSVFINEMEIPVGAVYREAIDKLTGKTGA
- a CDS encoding sensor histidine kinase, whose translation is MKPSLENKWLKIAVHVAAWILVFSLPYLLRHSYDNARPNGHQPPPFTLFTAFIDLTWIGLFYLNTEVLVPLLTNKRKVTLFIVSQLVAFAAILLLHYFMFTCCFEFKDHEKRPFNILIFIDFNIVLFILDVAASIAYRMIADKFRAEDLEKEKQKENLKTELSFLRSQISPHFMFNVLNNIVALVRLKSEKLEPTIFKLSSLMRYMLYQSDEKKVPLKKEIEYLQSYIDLQQLRYGDKVGVNVAINVPDGQLEIEPMLLIPFVENAFKHGTTYITSPQIEIEMLVKNRMLYFMVSNKFSSNKDETKDDTSGIGLTNVQRRLKLLYGADHELHILEKDGWFSVSLQLKLHDVTMYSN
- a CDS encoding TonB-dependent receptor — protein: MKKLILLLHILLVAGALSAQMPKMPALTVHLYGKITDSLGKAVNGASVVLLQQQKDSATGKNKDILLKGAITKSSGEFNFEDLSVKGPLTLKVEATGFVVWQERVALMPAGLPGGQGGNTPPAGMQGAPTGGMPGGMAGMSMPTIEKDMGKISLISSNNTLEGVVVTSSAKPLMQLDLDKKVFNVEKNIVSNGGTALDVMKNVPSVNVDIDGNVSLRNSSPQLYIDGRPTTLTLDQIPAATIESVEVITNPSAKYDAGGGGAGILNIVLKKDRKVGYNGNVRAGVDSRGGTNTGLDFNVRQGKFNFNASGMMNRMRDRTTGTTDRLNLSTTPQTSVYQSNVDKNIGTMMFGKVGLDYFMNNKTTFSFEGVRVHGEFKPQGVLDISTDSLYSGGTTNSFSQRNSNTNRVFNGGGLKLSMKHLFSKEGEEWTADANLFGGKNTNNSLYVTDYYSKGLGSDILNTARQQTIGSGKDRFYTFQTDYVKPLSSNTKLEAGLRAQLQHIENSTYNYRYSDADGKYNVISNASTNYKNNQNVYAAYVSVKSSIKNFGYQVGLRAERSNYDGDLLTTGEHFSNKYPVSLFPSIFLSQKLKNDQQIQLSVTRRINRPNFFQLIPFTDYSDSLNITRGNPNLVPEFTTSFELSYIKNFNRTTTFLASAYYKHTTNLITRYIDTAINAVSGNQDLINTYINATSSHTAGAELTLTNNFTKWWDASTNINIYNSKINPAANVTAQDALWSWFGKMNHNFKLPANFTFQLTGMYQSKTNLPTNDNKNNMGGPPGQGAQTASQGYIKSFYSIDAAVKKTFLKNNAASVSLSISDIFRSRRTDQYSESDYFTQYYSRLRNPQLVRLNFTYRFGKMDVSLFKRKNMNSESMQTQGMQ
- a CDS encoding PKD domain-containing protein, translated to MTILVLFLLCMPGGLLLARHGKGGALLYEYLGVGSSTGTSKYKITVQHYVNCDRISDEPSSVYLGFFIASTNAYVKTVTISRTSATNITKTSFNSCINPVPTVCFYLVTYVTTVELTDNDGGYILAEQECCRASSLLNISNPSNTGFTNFNTIPGKINNISYSQNSSPTLVFKDTAVICYSSHFTIDFGATDVDGDSLSYAFCSGKATSGSDRQPNPPANPPYTDITYTSGYSGAAPLGSNVTIDSKTGIISGTAPATTGDYAVTVCIYEYRSGVLINSTKKEVLVTVANCSLTAATLDVSYINCDNFDFTFQNQSTASNINQYAWDFGVTTITTDTSSQPTPSYTYPDTGTYTLKLRVSTSSGCTDSTTSTIKVYPGFTPDFTYTGRCYLLPFQFTDATYAKYGSVNSWSWSFGDGNSATTQNPSHTYSSAATRTVTLLVGTSKGCSGTASKTVVADEKPTLTLPFHDTLICSIDTLPLLAYGTGTWSWSPNYNIINPNTSNPLVYPKDTAVYVVTLSQNGCVNADSITVNVLDFITVKLPSDTTVCATDSFTLSPVSYALQYLWSPSTGLSSSTVKYPVASPASDITYHVTANLGKCQDATSINIHLVPYPQVSVTGDTTICFGKTTTLHGTITASSFSWSPTNSMLYPTTLNPIVGPSATTYYILTAYDTLGCPKPSRDTAIVTVIPKIPANAGNDTSVVAGQPLQLLASGGVYYQWSPSTGLSSTSIANPIAILSGSEDSVTYTVRVSSIEGCYADDYVKVKIYRTPPDIFVPTGFTPNADGRNDVLKPILVGIKTFSYFRVYNRWGQLLYQTSAIGSGWDGTASGNQQPSGTYVFVTEGIDYTGKAILRKGTTVLIR